A stretch of DNA from Armatimonadota bacterium:
CGGCCGGCCTGGAAGACGTGAAACTCTCGGACTATGCCGGGCGCCAATTGATTATCTCGGTGGTGCCTTCACTGGATACCAGCGTGTGTGCCACGCAGACCAAAACTTTCAACCAGCGCGCCGCTGCGCTGCCGGACGGCGTCGCCGTGCTCACGGTGAGCGCAGACCTGCCGTTTGCCCAGGGCCGGTTTTGCGGCGCCGAGAATATTGACAAGCTGGAGTGCGCATCGGACCATCGCGATGTTTCGTTTGGTCGCGCTTATGGAACGCTGGTCGCCGAGGGACCGCTGGCGCGCGTGCTGGCCAGGGCGGTCTTTGTGGTTGGGACCGACGGCAAGCTGACACACGTGGAGTATGTGCCGGAGATCGCTCAGGAGCCCGATTATGACGCGGCTCTCCGTGCGGTGGCCTAAAGCGCGAAGCGCCCGCCGGCTGCTCACATTAACCGCCGCGACGCTCCTGATCGCATGGGGTGAGCCAGGACACTCGCTGCAGAGCGCCGCGAAACCTGCGACGGCCGCCACATCGGGTCATGTGAAGCGCCCGCCGGCTCGTTCCTTTGCCATTCATCTGCCGGCAAAGGCAATCGCCTACCAACGCGACGGCTACTGGATGCTGTTCGTCGGCATGCCGTGGAGCTTTGGCGGCCTCTTGCTCTTCCTCGTCAGCGGAGCATCGGCGCGACTGCGCACCGCCATCTACGCCGCGCTCCACACGTCGGCGCCGCAGGAGGGTCAGCCGCCACGGCTGCTCCCGCTGGCGCTGTTCTATGCCG
This window harbors:
- the tpx gene encoding thiol peroxidase, translated to MSDRTVTFMGTPIRVEGPELKPGDKAPEFDLQKRTTAGLEDVKLSDYAGRQLIISVVPSLDTSVCATQTKTFNQRAAALPDGVAVLTVSADLPFAQGRFCGAENIDKLECASDHRDVSFGRAYGTLVAEGPLARVLARAVFVVGTDGKLTHVEYVPEIAQEPDYDAALRAVA